A window of Oryctolagus cuniculus chromosome 2, mOryCun1.1, whole genome shotgun sequence genomic DNA:
GTCTCGGGCATACATGTTCTTCTCTGAGAAATTGCAGCCCTGGAAGTCGAAATGGGCTGAGTTCAAGGAGATGAGCTTTGGATATAGCATGTTTTCCACCTGTTTGGGGAGAAAAAGgcaactgagaaagaaaaaagaaaaagggacaaGAGGCAAGGAGGAGATGGCAGGCGTGGAGCCATGTGACCCAACGCAGCAGATACATCGCCGCCACCGCAGTAACCGGCATTTCCTGAATTCCGACTGCTGATGTTAATTCTAGGTGCTGGGAAGCAGCGGTTCTACCCCCTTTTAGGCTCTTAGCTTCTTCCCCCTAATAATGCAACATTTTCTTCCTCCCAAGTTCCCAAACACTAGAAAAGACTGATGCTGACAGCATGATCCTCACTCAAAGGTCGTTAATGTAATGGCTGCAACATAAGGCTGTCTTGCCTTGGCCCAGGTAGTCTACACTGGCCTAAGCCTTACCTCCTAACCTGCAGTGTCTCCCACACTCGCAGAGCACTGCTGGGACTCCTACCTGGGTGCTCTCATCACTAAAGCTGTTTCCATACATGAAGCAGCCCCTTTTAGAAGCGTGTCCATGCAGGTCCACATAGTAGGCGACACCACTCTCTTTTGGGGGGATGGTGTTGGGGGCTGGCTCCTCTAGCTCAGTAGTCGGTTGTGGCACAATCCACCCACTGTTGGCCTTCTGTTCCGCTGGCTCTGTCTGGGTCCAGGCCTCAGGGTTCTCCCCATCAGAGGACTGCCCCAGGTGAGCCTCATTCTGGAGATTGTTGGCTTTCTCGAGGTCAGAGAGAGGGGCATCGGCGGGGAGACGGGGACTGGGCTGGTGCTCAGGCGGACTCTGGGAGCTCAGACGAGAGTGCACATGGTGGTAGAGAAGCACGGCTTTCGCCCCATAGATAGCCGGGTGCAGGATGGCATCAGGCTTCAGATACTGACGGTTCAGATTCACCCCACGTGAGTCCGTGCTGTGGGAACACAAGGACTGAGGCAGGGTCTAGAGAAGATCCCGTCTCCCATGAAGGAGCCAACAGAGCGATGACAGACTGGGAGACGGACTTCTCAAACGGGGGCTGACGCTGCCtcaggaaagaaagaattaagcACACAGGCCTCCTTGCTCTGCTGCCGCGCCTACATGAAACCTAAGGCGAGCTCCCCGTGCCGACAGCCCTGCACTTCTCCGGGGTCTGCCCCTCCCCGGAAATGCCACTGGATGCGATCACACCGGTTCTCAGGGCACTGGAAGAGCAGGTGGGCTTGCCCTGGTGACAGTGCAAGAGGAACGGGAATGCAGGAGGCGGGAGGCCGACAGTCCCCCGTGGAAAGGCAGAGCGCGAAGGGGACGGCAGGGGAGGCTACTTACCGGTAGTGGCCTCTGACCACACCATCAGGGTTCAACATAGGAATCAGCTTAAAGACAAAGAGGCGACGTAGGGTTTGGGCCCGGGGGTCGTCAGGTCGAAGGATGAAGTCCAGAAAGCCATTGAAGACGAAGCTAGATGGAGTCTCCCCAGGATGCACCCTACTGCTTAAGAAGAAGATCTGGGGTGGAAAGGAGAACAGACGTTGGTCAGTTCTTCTACAGTACCACTGCGACAGAGAGGCGGACGGGAAGTGGGTGAGGCAGGAAAGCCACGGGAATTGCAGCCGGCTGAGTGGGCAAGTGGAGTGGGAACTGTCACCCCTGCCTcaggctgcaggcggaggctgtGTCCAGGACACCTAGAGACAAGAGCTTGCCGCTCCTGACAGTGCCTGCAGCCAAGGCACGACCCGGGTGGCATTCCCGCTCACCTTCTTGCCTGTGAAACGGAACGGCCGGGGGGTGCTGGTATCAGGAAACAGCTGCTCCAGACGTGGCTCTCGATCTTCTCGAAGCCCGTGGCAGGATGTGACTGTTAGCAGATCTACACGAAGTCCATCCAGGGAATAGCAAAGGAGCTCCCGGTGGTAATAGATGGTATCCAAGGGACTGCAGGGGTAAAAACAATTAAGCCCGCAGAAGTCCCTGGAGGCCTGTCAAGAGGCGGGCCTTGTCATTGGCCCAGGATTTGTAAAACCTGGTCCTTCTCCCTAACTTTTGGGGCCGTAATAGTCCCTCATTGTGCTACACAGGCCAGGGATCCGGGCGAGTTTGTACTGCTGGAATGCAGAGCCCAGGGCCGGGtggacttcctcctttccccacTTGTGGCTCCCTAGGATACATTACTTCGTTGGGACAGAGTTGTCCTCTGTGGGCCCGGATGGACAAGGAGGGCTGAGCAACGGCAGTGCTGGCTCAGTCTGGGTAATTGGTGGGAAGGGGGCAGCAAGAGGCTTGAATTGGCAGGTGGAAGAGTGGAGTGTAGGTGGTAGTACGGGGAGATCAAGGTCACCCAGAAACGTTCCAAACAGAGAGAACTGGGTTTAGAACCCTTAGGGCAAATTCCCGAAGTCGCAGTGGTGCTATCTGACCCAGGCTTGGGTGTCCGGGTAAGAATGGGGTTGGCACCTGCTATGGGTATGATGGTTCTCCGGAAAGCGCTGGTCTAGTTGGTTCAGCAACTCCTGGCAGTCACTGTAGGAGAAGGGGTAGCAGAAGGCGAAGAAGGTGGTGGCCCCGCGGCCCTCCACGAAACGGTGAACAAAGGACAACACAAACTGCGTCTCTGTCATCTGCGGAGCAGAGGGGAAGAGCGAGGGCAGCACGCTGACGGTCTCGGAGCTGAGCTCCCACTGCGGCCCTGGCCTCGCACCCGCCCTCCACTTCCATCAAGCCCCTCGCTGGGCCAGCCCGAGGAGGGCTCATCCTGACTCCAGCATGGGCTGGGGGGAAAGCCGACACCCACACCTGGTGTGCACCAAGGGCAaactccccttcctccccctccccgcttCTCAgcacccaggtcctggcttcctCCTCACGCAGACTCACCTCAAAGGTCGGCCGGTCCCGGACGCGCTCCCAGCGTGGCCGGGTGGGCAGTGTGCGCACGAACGGGGCCATGCCCTGTGAGTACAGCTTGCTCTGCTTGTTCATGTTCATGATGTTGATCTTGATGAGTTTCCCGGGGGTCCCTCCACGGACGCTGAAGTAGAACCATGACCTGCAGGCCGGCGCGGGAGACACAGGTCGTTACACAGGGGAGGACTGGAGACACGCTGCCCGTGAGAGCTGGAGCAAGCCCGGCCACGGAGGAGGAGCCGGCAGAGCAAGGGCAGTCACAGGGCTGACGCCATGGAGCcggcttcctcctccacccccacctctgccctcatACCTGTTTCCGTTCTCAAATTCCGTTTCAGCACAGTCTGGCCGGGTCCACACGTTGAACTCGTAGTCAGGGCAAGAGACAACGCTGCTGATGGAGGCCGAGGCCCCGCCTCCTACCCCTTCCCCATCACTAGCCACAGAGTCCACCTTCTCGACGTGAGCTAGGTTCCCTGAATCAAAGCGGGAACTGAACAGCAGTCCCCCACAGCGCAGCTCCATCGCGGGGCTGGGAGCGCATCCTCCTGCCCCACTCTGGCCCTGAGAGCTGGGaagaacgggggggggggggggaacaaaaACAAGCTTTTGGGTATCTCCGGGTGGCTGCGAGCTGTTCTTAGGGAGGCTCTCTCCCTCCTAGAAAACAGAAACGACCATCCGGCAAGGCCAGGAAAAAGCAGCACCAGCCACCACATCCAGTGACCCAAGGGACACCAGGTTGTTCCCGAGTCAAAGACCCACTGGCTTCAACCTGTTGAGGGACACTAGGCTCGAACTGTCCCTGCAGTCCGAGGGTGAGAGAACCAGAGAGGCCAGAACACACACACCCTGGCAACACGGAGCCATCTGCATAGACGGCCTGGCAGACCTGCTGCGGGTCTCCAGCGCAGAGAACCCAGTGTCCTCACAAGTGTAGACCAAACTGCTGTTGCTCCCCCGAGCCCTGCAAGGCTGCTCCTGCCTTCTTTGTCCCTACCCTATGCCTACTacgaaagaaaactacagaagcGTGGCCCCTGCCAGGCCAGCCAGAGCAAACCGGGCAGGTGCCACCTGCTCGCCCAGACTCCAGCTCAGGTCCTTCAGGGCACGGGGCTGGGCCCAACCCCTCCCGCCCAGCAGGCACGCAGCCTCGCACAAACGACACAGGTGGCTGAGGGTAACTGATGGGTGTCCTCTGTACCCCCAGAAACGCTGGGCTGAGTCCCACCTGCGGGCAAGGGGACTGGCTCTCCACCCCCGACTCCGAGCACCCGCACACTGCCCGGGCTTGCTCTGCGCCGGGTGGGTCTGGGGGCACGGACGGGGTCGAGACAGACTCGGCCcggaggggcggggaggcaggGCGCGGGGCAGAGGGGAGCCGGGGGCGGGGAAGGCAGGGGCCGGCGGCGTCCCCCCGGGGCTCGGGCCGAGGGGGCagcgaggagggggcggggcccgcaGCCCGCGCGGAGCCCCTCACCTCTCTCCGGGCCGctgatcccgctccctctcccgctAGCGAGGCGGCACCTCGGGCCCCGGCACCCGGGCCCTCCACCCAGGACCCAAACAAAACCCGAGCGCCGCGGTGCCGGGACCCCGCTCTGCCCGGAAACAAGAAGTCTCTCGCCGATTGGCCGCCACGGCAGCTGGCTACCCGCCCAGTAAGGCTCGCTG
This region includes:
- the AGBL5 gene encoding cytosolic carboxypeptidase-like protein 5 isoform X1 yields the protein MSQVRLGPRPVALSRPTGAGSLTDFRDVAAGTVRRPAPRSPQRHRLSSQGQSGAGGCAPSPAMELRCGGLLFSSRFDSGNLAHVEKVDSVASDGEGVGGGASASISSVVSCPDYEFNVWTRPDCAETEFENGNRSWFYFSVRGGTPGKLIKINIMNMNKQSKLYSQGMAPFVRTLPTRPRWERVRDRPTFEMTETQFVLSFVHRFVEGRGATTFFAFCYPFSYSDCQELLNQLDQRFPENHHTHSSPLDTIYYHRELLCYSLDGLRVDLLTVTSCHGLREDREPRLEQLFPDTSTPRPFRFTGKKIFFLSSRVHPGETPSSFVFNGFLDFILRPDDPRAQTLRRLFVFKLIPMLNPDGVVRGHYRTDSRGVNLNRQYLKPDAILHPAIYGAKAVLLYHHVHSRLSSQSPPEHQPSPRLPADAPLSDLEKANNLQNEAHLGQSSDGENPEAWTQTEPAEQKANSGWIVPQPTTELEEPAPNTIPPKESGVAYYVDLHGHASKRGCFMYGNSFSDESTQVENMLYPKLISLNSAHFDFQGCNFSEKNMYARDRRDGQSKEGSGRVAIYKASGIIHSYTLECNYNTGRSVNSIPAACHDNGRASPPPPPAFPSRYTVELFEQVGRAMAIAALDMAECNPWPRIVLSEHSSLTNLRAWMLKHVRNSRGLSSTVTVGGSRRRGARTPPRSNNGLPVSCSENTLSRARSFSTGTSAGGSSSSQQNSPQMKNSPSFPFHGSRPAGLPVLGSSTQKVSHRVLGPVREPRSQDRRRRQQPLNHRPTAGSLAPSPAPASSGPASSRSLGSCLLPSSLSVAGNSSLLSSGDKPEAVMVIGKGLLGAGARIPCIRTRLQARPRLARGSPPPRRGMRGSSGPTSPVPRTRESSEPEPRSATPGLPQARPPRPRSAPAFSISCSLSDSPSRICHSGGPLGQPEVCFAPTPPPLTVSPRV
- the AGBL5 gene encoding cytosolic carboxypeptidase-like protein 5 isoform X3 produces the protein MSQVRLGPRPVALSRPTGAGSLTDFRDVAAGTVRRPAPRSPQRHRLSSQGQSGAGGCAPSPAMELRCGGLLFSSRFDSGNLAHVEKVDSVASDGEGVGGGASASISSVVSCPDYEFNVWTRPDCAETEFENGNRSWFYFSVRGGTPGKLIKINIMNMNKQSKLYSQGMAPFVRTLPTRPRWERVRDRPTFEMTETQFVLSFVHRFVEGRGATTFFAFCYPFSYSDCQELLNQLDQRFPENHHTHSSPLDTIYYHRELLCYSLDGLRVDLLTVTSCHGLREDREPRLEQLFPDTSTPRPFRFTGKKIFFLSSRVHPGETPSSFVFNGFLDFILRPDDPRAQTLRRLFVFKLIPMLNPDGVVRGHYRTDSRGVNLNRQYLKPDAILHPAIYGAKAVLLYHHVHSRLSSQSPPEHQPSPRLPADAPLSDLEKANNLQNEAHLGQSSDGENPEAWTQTEPAEQKANSGWIVPQPTTELEEPAPNTIPPKESGVAYYVDLHGHASKRGCFMYGNSFSDESTQVENMLYPKLISLNSAHFDFQGCNFSEKNMYARDRRDGQSKEGSGRVAIYKASGIIHSYTLECNYNTGRSVNSIPAACHDNGRASPPPPPAFPSRYTVELFEQVGRAMAIAALDMAECNPWPRIVLSEHSSLTNLRAWMLKHVRNSRGLSSTVTVGGSRRRGARTPPRSNNGLPVSCSENTLSRARSFSTGTSAGGSSSSQQNSPQMKNSPSFPFHGSRPAGLPVLGSSTQKVSHRVLGPVREPRSQDRRRRQQPLNHRPTAGSLAPSPAPASSGPASSRSLGSCLLPSSLSVAGNSSLLSSGDKPEAVMVIGKGLLGAGARIPCIRTRLQTCPRRVSARRGPGFPRLGPGWPGAHRRLAEG
- the AGBL5 gene encoding cytosolic carboxypeptidase-like protein 5 isoform X2, giving the protein MELRCGGLLFSSRFDSGNLAHVEKVDSVASDGEGVGGGASASISSVVSCPDYEFNVWTRPDCAETEFENGNRSWFYFSVRGGTPGKLIKINIMNMNKQSKLYSQGMAPFVRTLPTRPRWERVRDRPTFEMTETQFVLSFVHRFVEGRGATTFFAFCYPFSYSDCQELLNQLDQRFPENHHTHSSPLDTIYYHRELLCYSLDGLRVDLLTVTSCHGLREDREPRLEQLFPDTSTPRPFRFTGKKIFFLSSRVHPGETPSSFVFNGFLDFILRPDDPRAQTLRRLFVFKLIPMLNPDGVVRGHYRTDSRGVNLNRQYLKPDAILHPAIYGAKAVLLYHHVHSRLSSQSPPEHQPSPRLPADAPLSDLEKANNLQNEAHLGQSSDGENPEAWTQTEPAEQKANSGWIVPQPTTELEEPAPNTIPPKESGVAYYVDLHGHASKRGCFMYGNSFSDESTQVENMLYPKLISLNSAHFDFQGCNFSEKNMYARDRRDGQSKEGSGRVAIYKASGIIHSYTLECNYNTGRSVNSIPAACHDNGRASPPPPPAFPSRYTVELFEQVGRAMAIAALDMAECNPWPRIVLSEHSSLTNLRAWMLKHVRNSRGLSSTVTVGGSRRRGARTPPRSNNGLPVSCSENTLSRARSFSTGTSAGGSSSSQQNSPQMKNSPSFPFHGSRPAGLPVLGSSTQKVSHRVLGPVREPRSQDRRRRQQPLNHRPTAGSLAPSPAPASSGPASSRSLGSCLLPSSLSVAGNSSLLSSGDKPEAVMVIGKGLLGAGARIPCIRTRLQARPRLARGSPPPRRGMRGSSGPTSPVPRTRESSEPEPRSATPGLPQARPPRPRSAPAFSISCSLSDSPSRICHSGGPLGQPEVCFAPTPPPLTVSPRV
- the AGBL5 gene encoding cytosolic carboxypeptidase-like protein 5 isoform X4; amino-acid sequence: MSQVRLGPRPVALSRPTGAGSLTDFRDVAAGTVRRPAPRSPQRHRLSSQGQSGAGGCAPSPAMELRCGGLLFSSRFDSGNLAHVEKVDSVASDGEGVGGGASASISSVVSCPDYEFNVWTRPDCAETEFENGNRSWFYFSVRGGTPGKLIKINIMNMNKQSKLYSQGMAPFVRTLPTRPRWERVRDRPTFEMTETQFVLSFVHRFVEGRGATTFFAFCYPFSYSDCQELLNQLDQRFPENHHTHSSPLDTIYYHRELLCYSLDGLRVDLLTVTSCHGLREDREPRLEQLFPDTSTPRPFRFTGKKIFFLSSRVHPGETPSSFVFNGFLDFILRPDDPRAQTLRRLFVFKLIPMLNPDGVVRGHYRTDSRGVNLNRQYLKPDAILHPAIYGAKAVLLYHHVHSRLSSQSPPEHQPSPRLPADAPLSDLEKANNLQNEAHLGQSSDGENPEAWTQTEPAEQKANSGWIVPQPTTELEEPAPNTIPPKESGVAYYVDLHGHASKRGCFMYGNSFSDESTQVENMLYPKLISLNSAHFDFQGCNFSEKNMYARDRRDGQSKEGSGRVAIYKASGIIHSYTLECNYNTGRSVNSIPAACHDNGRASPPPPPAFPSRYTVELFEQVGRAMAIAALDMAECNPWPRIVLSEHSSLTNLRAWMLKHVRNSRGLSSTVTVGGSRRRGARTPPRSNNGLPVSCSENTLSRARSFSTGTSAGGSSSSQQNSPQMKNSPSFPFHGSRPAGLPVLGSSTQKVSHRVLGPVRERLNEELRQIQRQNGQLIKHNIREEKKTDETRLQQSPEARTGGGGSSH